In one Nicotiana sylvestris chromosome 8, ASM39365v2, whole genome shotgun sequence genomic region, the following are encoded:
- the LOC104243227 gene encoding 5-epiaristolochene 1,3-dihydroxylase-like, which yields MRNRLMNMHQKIDVILEKIIDEHKANLANGKKGNSEFGGEDLIDVLLRVMESDDLHFPMTNDNLKAVILDMFLGGTETSSTTIQWALSELMKNPNIMAKSQAEVRWVCRGKKDLDDNDLDELQYPKLVINETLRLHPASPLLGLRECWEKQKLMDTLFLLNPK from the exons ATGAGAAATAGATTGATGAATATGCATCAAAAGATTGATGTAATATTGGAGAAAATTATTGATGAACATAAAGCGAATCTAGCAAATGGGAAAAAGGGCAACAGTGAGTTTGGGGGTGAAGATCTGATTGATGTTTTACTCAGAGTTATGGAGAGTGATGATCTTCATTTTCCAATGACAAATGACAACCTCAAAGCAGTCATTCTT GACATGTTCTTAGGGGGAACTGAAACCTCATCAACAACAATTCAATGGGCATTGTCTGAACTGATGAAGAACCCAAATATTATGGCCAAATCCCAGGCAGAAGTGCGATGGGTTTGTAGAGGAAAGAAAGATTTGGATGACAATGATCTCGACGAGTTGCAGTATCCAAAGTTAGTGATTAACGAAACACTACGGTTACACCCTGCATCTCCTCTTTTAGGACTTAGGGAATGCTGGGAGAAGCAGAAATTGATGGATACACTATTCCTTTTAAACCCAAAGTGA
- the LOC138875604 gene encoding premnaspirodiene oxygenase-like has translation MIIRGNKRLPPGPWKLPLIGSLYHLIGALPHHALGEVHAVVVSLSRLEKQVLKVHDLSFASRPKLMPSDIVFYNQKDIVFAEYGDYWKHMRKMCMSELLGSKMVKSFSLIQQDEVHNLVTAIRSRPNTVINMTGKALQLTCSVICRSAFGKVWEDRDDDLLMMMREVLLLLVGFDVADFFPPWI, from the exons atgataattAGGGGTAACAAAAGATTGCCACCAGGTCCATGGAAATTGCCCCTTATTGGAAGCTTGTATCACTTAATTGGAGCACTTCCACATCATGCT CTAGGGGAAGTTCATGCAGTTGTAGTATCATTGTCTCGCTTGGAAAAACAAGTTCTAAAAGTTCATGATCTTTCCTTTGCATCTAGGCCTAAGCTTATGCCATCTGATATAGTATTTTACAATCAAAAGGACATTGTATTTGCAGAATATGGGGATTACTGGAAACATATGCGTAAAATGTGCATGTCAGAGCTCCTCGGTTCAAAGATGGTTAAGTCATTTAGTTTAATTCAACAGGACGAGGTTCATAATCTTGTTACAGCAATTCGTTCCAGGCCAAATACTGTGATTAACATGACTGGAAAGGCTCTTCAGCTTACCTGCTCCGTGATTTGTAGATCAGCTTTTGGAAAAGTATGGGAAGATCGAGATGATGATTTGCTAATGATGATGAGGGAAGTATTACTCTTGTTAGTTGGGTTTGATGTGGCAGATTTCTTTCCTCCTTGGATATGA
- the LOC138875605 gene encoding intracellular protein transport protein USO1-like: MPKTRKEYTDADRKVVEKNFRAKKILVCGIGPDEYNKISACQSAKEIWEALQTAHEGITQVKQSKIDMLTTEYELFWMKDDESIQDMHTRLTSIINELHSLGEIIPRNKLVRKILSILPSSWESKVNVITEAKDLHELTIDELVRNLNTYKMKKKIDSKRRELKKEKNLVLKAEGNDSSEEDCDMAYLTKRFQNYDLYHKCGKPGHFVKECPLLKQEHFKYNPDKAAKRNPVPDKHFKRKNVADNVVKQALAAWGDSFSEFDEETDTGDSSMMAVESGANEYDSIFALMTQSDDDEDDEVNFRDVQRNLKSYSPKKLMSLENVLIDAYHSLIDDKDALTIELGDAEQTRDDLVVCVVDLKETIDNLENEKKALIDKITSVEHERDDLVVVVVDLKETIEKLSKEKDALVDKITVIEQERDDLLIVIADLREII; encoded by the coding sequence ATGCCAAAGACCAGGAAAGAATACACCGATGCAGATAGGAAAGTTGTGGAGAAaaattttcgtgccaagaaaattttgGTATGTGGGATAGGACCTGATGAATACAACAAGATCTCAGCTTGTCAATCcgccaaggagatatgggaagctttgcaaacagCACATGAGGGAATCACTCAAGTAAAGCAATCTAAGATTGATATGCTTACTACTGAGTATGAGCTCTTTTGGATGAAAGACGATGAATCTATCCAAGACATGCACACAAGATTAACTTctatcataaatgagttacactcacttggtgaaatCATTCCCAGGAACAAGCTCGTGAGGAAAATTCTTAGTATCCTGCCTAGTTCATGGGAGAGTAAAGTAAATGTTATTACTGAAGCAAAGGACTTGCATGAGCTGACCATAGACGAGCTAGTTAGAAATTTGAATACCtacaaaatgaagaagaagatagaCAGTAAAAGAAGAGAACtaaagaaggagaagaacctggtactcaaagctgaaggaaatgactcaagtgaggaagacTGTGACATGGCTTACCtaaccaaaagatttcagaaTTATGACCTCTATCATAAATGTGGAAAGCCAGGGCACTTTGTCAAAGAGTGTCCTCTCCTAAAGCAAGAACACTTCAAATACAATCCTGATAAAGCAGCcaagaggaacccggttcctgaCAAGCACTTCAAAAGAAAGAATGTCGCTGATAATGTCGTGAAGCAagctcttgcagcatggggagATTCCTTCAGTGAGTTTGATGAAGAAACTGATACAGGTGATAGCTCTATGATGGCAGTTGAAAGTGGAGCAAATGAATATGACTCAATATTTGCTTTGATGACACAATCAGacgatgatgaagatgatgaggtaaatttcagggatgttcagagaaatctaaaaTCCTACTCTCCTAAAAAACTCATGTCATTAGAAAATGTattgattgatgcctatcatagtcttATAGATGATAAGGATGCCTTGACCATAGAATTAGGAGACGCTGAGCAAACTAGAGATGACTTGGTAGTTTGTGTGGTTGATCTAAAGGAAACTATAGATAAtctggaaaatgaaaagaaggctTTAATTGATAAAATTACTAGTGtagaacatgaaagagatgaTCTGGTGGTAGTAGTAGTTGACTTGAAAGAAACCATTGAGAAATTAAGTAAAGAAAAGGATGCCTTAGTGGATAAAATTACTGTTATTGAGCAGGAGAGGGATGACCTCTTAATAGTGATTGCAGACTTAAGGGAAATAATATAG